A window of Motilibacter rhizosphaerae genomic DNA:
GCCGTCCCCTCGGCCGCGTCCGTCGCCGCCGCCCGCGCGTCGGCGTACGCGGTCGTCGTGCGGCCGCCCGACGACCGGTAGCGTGCCGTGCAGGACCGACGTCGAGCTCCCGGCGCCCTCCCGGCCCGGGCTCTCCCGACCAGGAGGAGACCTCCGTGCTCAAGGGCTTCCGCGACTTCATCCTGCGCGGCAACATCATCGACCTCGCGATCGCCGTCGTCATCGGCACCGCGTTCACCGCCCTCGTGGCCTCCGTGACCGACGCCCTGCTCAAGCCGCTCATCGGGCTGTTCCTGGGCGGCGCCTCGACGAGCGGCGGCACCCTCACGATCAGCGACCAGCAGTTCAAGTTCGGCCAGGTGATCAACGCGGGGATCACGTTCCTCATCACCGCCGCGGTCGTCTACTTCCTCGTCGTGGTGCCCACGCGGGAGATCCTCGAGCGGCTGAACCGCGGCGACGTCGCGCCCCCGGTGGCCGTGCCCGAGGACATCGTGCTGCTGCGCGAGATCCGCGACGCCCTGCTCTCCGAGCGCGGCGTCGGCGGGACGGCGACCGCTCCCGAGCCCGGCGTGCCGCCCGTCGGCTGAGCGCCCGGCAGGCGTCGCACGCCAACCGGCACCCGGCAGGGCGCCGCGACCCGCGTCCGCTACCCGCCGTGGTGCGGCGGCACCTCGCGGAGCAACCGGTCGTCGTCCGAGCCGTGCTGCTCGTCGCCCCACCCGCGGTCGCGCTCGTCGCTCGTCACGTCGGGCAGCAGCTGGTCCGCGACGTCCTCGCTCGACGAGGCGGAGGAGCGGCGGGCCGGGGGGTGGGGCGGAGGCTGACCGGGCACGCTGCCCAGCGTACGGACCCCCACGCTCCCGAGGAGGCACGGTGGCGACGCTCGTCCTGCTGCGGCACGGCCAGACCGAGTGGTCGAGGGACGGCAGGCACACCTCGCGCACGGACCTGCCGCTGACGCCGGTCGGCGAGGACCAGGCGCGGGCGCTCGCGCCCGCCGTGCGCTCGTTCGCCTTCGGGCTGGTCCTCGCCAGCCCGCGGCAGCGGGCGGTCGCGACCGCACGGCTGGCGGGGCTCGACCCCCAGCTCGACGACGACCTGGTCGAGTGGGACTACGGCCGCTACGAGGGCGTCACCACTGACGAGATCGTCGAGCGCGACGGCCCCTGGAACATGTGGCAGGACGGCGCCCCGGGCGGCGAGGACGCCGCCGCGGTGGGCGCCCGCGTGGACCGCGCCCTCGCTCGTGTCCGGCCCGTCCTCGACGAGGGCCACGACGCCTGCGTGGTGGCCCACGGGCACGTGCTGCGCGTGCTGGCCGCGCGCTACCTCGCGCTGCCGCCGAGCGAGGGAGCGCACCTGCGGCTCGACACGGGGACGGTCTGCACGCTCGGCACCGAGCACGGCCGGCCCGTGCTCACCGGGTGGAACGTCCCCGCCTGCGCCTGGGGCTGACCCCCGGCAGGGACGCCTGCGCAGCCCCGGAGACGCGCTCGCCCCCTGCCGGAAGGGGGGCCGGCAGGGGGCGGGGGCGGGTCCTGAGGAGGAGCCGCGGACGCAGGCGCGCAGGGAGCGCGCTGACGACGACTAGGCCACGCGGCCGTACGAGACCGAGCTCGTCCAGGCCTTGTGCAGCCCGACGCGGGTGCCCGGGTGCTGCGCCTCGTACCAGTAGCCGCCGCCCGCGTAGATCGCGACGTGGCTGACCCGGCCGCCGCGGCTGACGAAGACGAGGTCGCCGGGGCGCACCTGCGAGCGGCTGATCCGCTGGACGCGGCTGCGCATCGCGGCCGACGAGTGCGGCAGCGCGATGCCGAGCTGGCGGTAGACGTAGCTGACGTAGCCCGAGCAGTCGAAGCCGCTGCGGGGCGAGGTGCCGCCGTAGCGGTAGCGGCCGCCGGCGTTGGCGCGGGCCGCGGCGAGGACCAGCTTGCCGAACGCGAGCGAGCCGGGCGTGCCGTCGAGGCTGACGCTGCGGATGCTCGCGCGCTTCGCCCCGGCGACGCCGAGCGCCCGCCACGTCGCCTGCGTCACCGTGCCGGTGACCTGGAGGCCCGACGCGCGCTGGAAGCGGCGCACGGCCGACGCGGTGGCCGCGCCGTAGGTGCCGCTCGGGCGCACACCGAGGCGGCGCTGCACGAAGCGGACCGCGCCGCCGCGCGAGCGGGTGTCGAGGAGGGGGTGCGCGGCGACGACCGGGGTGACGGTCGGCCGGGCGCGCAGGAGGCTCGCGGCCGTGGCGCGGACCGCGGCGTGCGCCGGGGTCGCGTGCTCCACGTGGGCGGAGCGGGAGCTCGCGGCGGAGGCGGTGCCGGTGCTGCCGACGGTGCCGGCGATCGCCGCAGCCGCGACGGGCAGGGCCGCGACGCGCGCGGCGGTGCGGCTCGGGGCAGCGGGCCGGCGGTGGGCGCCCGGCCCGCGGCGCTGCGCAGGGACGGTGGCACGTGCGGCGTCCAGGGTCGACGAGGGCACGTCGAGGTCCAGGGCAGCGTTCAACGCATGTCCTTCTCCGACGCCTGCGAGGTGAGCTGTCGGGTTCGGACGGGGAAGTCGCCCGGCTGCAGAAGCAGCTTCACCCCTAGGACGCTGTCGCCAGCGCCCGCCACACCTTGGGTCCCCCGCTCCTGCCGTGCGGTCGTCGAGACGGCCACGTCCCCTAGGCCAGGGCAGGACTCGGCGTCCGACCGGGGACGCCTCCCCCGGGAGGAGGAGGCGAACCGGAGATTACGAGAAAGTCACGATCGGCGCTACCCCTTCGAGGCCTGAGCCGCGCACGGAGTGGCGTACGTCACGTCACCCGGCCGGCGCAGGGTCGATCGTCCGCGCGTAGGAGGCGACCTCCTCCGCAGGGAGGACGACGTCGGGCCGGGTCTCGCCGGGGACGGCGACGAACACGTGCAGCCCGTCGGCGCGGTCGAGCTCGGCGCTCTCGCCCCCCGACCCGACGAGGAACCCCTCGCCGGTGGCGCGCACGGTGACGACCGCTCCGGGGCGCAGCCCGATGCGCCGCATGGTGGCGAGCAGGTCGGGGTCGGTCTGCACGGGCTCGCCGATGCGGCGCACGACCACCGAGACGGTCTCGCCCTCCACCGCGGCTGCGGGCAGCGGCACCACGCCCTGGCGGAACTCCTCGTGCGGGTCCTGCTCCCCGAGCTCCTCGAGCCCCGGGATCGGGTTGCCGTACGGCGAGTGCGTCGGGTGCTCGAGCAGGTCGAGCAGGCGCCGCTCGACCGCCTCGCTCATGACGTGCTCCCAGCGGCACGCCTCCTCGTGGACGTGCTCCCAGTCCAGGCCGATGACGGAGACGAGCAGGCACTCGGCCAGCCGGTGCTTGCGCATGACGCGCACGGCGGCGGAGCGGCCGACGTCGGTGAGCACGAGCCGGTTGCCCTCCCCGAGGCCGACGAGCCCGCCGCGCTGCATGCGCGCGACCGTCTGGCTCACGGTCGGTCCGCTCTGCCCCAGGCGCTCGGCGATGCGGGCGCGCATGGGGGGCACGCCCTCCTCCTCGAGCTCGTAGATCGTGCGGAGGTACATCTCGGTCGTGTCGATGAGATCGCTCACCCCTCGATTGTCCCTGCCGGCGCAAGGCGGGCGGTAGCCGAGCGCGCGGGCGGCCCCGGAGCGGCGCACGGACGGCCGGCGGGGTCGGGGTGCCGCGCCCGTCGCCCGGCCGTACGGTCGGGGGCGTGAGCGCTGCAGCAGCCCGCCCCGGCGTCCTGTGGTTCCGCCGCGACCTGCGGCTGCACGACCACCCGGCCCTGGTGGCGGCCGCCGCGGGAGGGCCGGTCCTCCCGCTGTTCGTGCTCGACCCCCTGCTCTGGGGTCCCAGCGGCGACGTGCGGCGCGCCTGGCTCGTCCGCTCCCTGGAGCACCTCGACGCCTCGCTCGGTGGCCGCCTCGTCGTGCGCCACGGCGACCCGGTCGAGGTCGTGCCCCGCGTCGCCGCGGAGCTCGAGGCCGCCGCGGTCCACGTCACGGCCGACGCCGGTGTCTACGGCCGGCACCGCGACGCCGCCGTCGAGGCCGCGCTCGCCGCCGCTCCGGGCGCAGTCCCCTTCGTCCGCAGCTCCACGCCGTACGCCGTCGCCCCCGGGACGCTCAAGAACGGCTCCGGCAGCCCGTTCCAGGTCTTCTCGCCCTTCCAGCGCGCCTGGCTGCGCGAGGGGTGGCCCGCGCCGGCCCCGCGGCCGCGTACCCGCTGGGTCGAGAGCGTCGCGTCCGAGGGGCTGCCACCCGCGCCCGACCTCGGCGGCGTCGAGCTCCCGGAGCCCGGGGAGCGCGCGGCCCTCCGCCGGTGGGAGGCCTTCCGCGAGGAGCTGCTGCCGGCGTACGCGGGGGCGCGCGACCGCCCGGACAAGCCGGGCACGAGCGCGCTCTCGGTGCACCTGAAGTACGGCGAGGTGCACCCGCGCACGCTGCTCGCGGGGCTGGCGGACGTGCCCGGCGAGGGTGCGGAGCGCTTCCGCAGCGAGCTGTGCTGGCGCGACTTCTACGCCGACGTGCTGTGGAACCGCCCGGACAGCGCGTGGCACCCCCTCAAGCCGGAGGCCGAGGTCCCGTCCGACACCGGCCACCTCGCCGACGAGCGGTACGCCGCGTGGGCGGAGGGGCGCACCGGCTTCCCGATCGTCGACGCCGGGATGCGCCAGCTGCTGCGCGAGGGCTGGGTGCACAACCGGGTGCGGATGGTCGTCGCGTCGTTCCTCGTCAAGGACCTGCACCTCCCGTGGCAGCGCGGGGCGCGGCACTTCCTGCACCACCTGCGCGACGGGGACCCCGCGAGCAACAACCAGGGCTGGCAGTGGGTGGCGGGGACGGGGACCGACGCCGCGCCGTACTTCCGCGTCTTCAACCCCGTCACCCAGGGCAAGGAGCACGACCCCCAGGGCGACTACGTGCGGCGCTACGTCCCCGAGCTGCGCGGGGTCGCCGGCAAGGCCGTGCACGAGCCGTGGCTGCTGCCGGGCGGCGTCCCCGAGGGCTACCCCGAGCGGATCGTCGACCACGCCGCCGAGCGGCAGGAGGCGCTGGCGCGCTACGCCCGGCTGCGTGGCTAGCCTGCTGCGTTCACCTTCGTGGCGTAGTGTGCCGGGTCCATGATCACCGTCGCCGTCGTCAGCCTCAAGGGGGGCGTCGGCAAGACGACGGTCACCCTGGGCCTGGCCGGTGCGGCGGCCCGCCGCGGCGTCGGGGTCCTCGTCGCCGACCTCGACGCGCAGGCCAACGCGACCACGGTGCTCGACCCCCCGCCCTCGCCCTCCACGGTCGTGGACGCGCTCGAGGGCCGCTCCGGCAGCGCGGCGCGGATGGCCGCGCCGACCGGCTGGGGCGACCTGGTCCGGGTGCTCGCCGCGGAGCCGGGGCTCGCCCGGCAGGAGACGGCGGGCGCGACCGACCCGCTGCGGCTGCGCCGCGCGCTGCTCCACCTCGAGGACGGCTACGCCGACGGCGCGCCCGCGCCCGGCATCGTCCTGCTCGACTGCCCGCCGGCCCTCGGGCACCTCACCCGCGCCGCGCTGGCCGCGGCGGACCGCGCGCTCGTCGTGACCGAGCCGTCGCTGTTCGCGCTGCACGGCGCGGCCCAGGCGCTCGACGCGGTCGAGGGCGTGCGCCAGTCCGCCAACCTGCGCCTCGCGGCGGCGGGCATCGTCGTCAACCGGGTGCGCCCGCGCGCGGCCGAGCACCGCTACCGCCTCGACGAGCTGCGCAGGGCGTTCCCCGGCCTGCTGCTCGACCCGCCCGTGCTCGACCGCGGCTCCATCCAGCAGGCCGCCGGGGCGTACGCGCCGGTGCACGCCCTGCGCACGCCGGGCGCCCGCGAGGCGGCCCGCGCCTTCGACGCGCACCTCGCCCACCTGCTGGCGACCGACCTCGACTCCGGCCCGCTGGCGAAGCGCGGCCGCGACCGGAAGGGCCGCCGATGAGCAGCTCCCCCGACCCGCTGGCGCCGCGACCCGCCCTGCGCCCCGGCGCCCGTGGCGGCACCGCGCGGCCCGCACCAGTGCGGCTCACGTCGTTCCACGCCCAGCTGCAGGAGCTGCGTCCCGGCGAGCAGGCGGGCGGCGCGCGGCGCGAGGCCCGCAAGAAGGACGAGATCGTCACCGTCAAGGTCGAGATGCCGAAGTCCATGCGCAAGCAGCTGCGCATGCGCGCCGAGGAGGCCGGGTACTCCGCCGAGGACGCTGTCTACCACCTGGTGAGGAGCTGGCTGCAGGCATGAGCGCCCCCGCCGCCACCCCTCCTGCCGAGCGTCCCGGAGCCCAGCAGTGGGTGCCGCCGGGGTCGGGGCTGGACGGGCTGCGGGCCGCTGCCCCCGCGTGCCACGGGTGCGAGCTGTGGGAGCCGGCCACCCAGGTGGTCTTCTCGGCGGGCTCCGCGACCGCGCGGGTCGCGCTGGTCGGCGAGCAGCCCGGCGACCAGGAGGACCGCGCCGGAGAGCCGTTCGTCGGCCCCGCCGGGAGGCTGCTCGACCAGGCCCTGGAGGCCGC
This region includes:
- a CDS encoding C40 family peptidase → MNAALDLDVPSSTLDAARATVPAQRRGPGAHRRPAAPSRTAARVAALPVAAAAIAGTVGSTGTASAASSRSAHVEHATPAHAAVRATAASLLRARPTVTPVVAAHPLLDTRSRGGAVRFVQRRLGVRPSGTYGAATASAVRRFQRASGLQVTGTVTQATWRALGVAGAKRASIRSVSLDGTPGSLAFGKLVLAAARANAGGRYRYGGTSPRSGFDCSGYVSYVYRQLGIALPHSSAAMRSRVQRISRSQVRPGDLVFVSRGGRVSHVAIYAGGGYWYEAQHPGTRVGLHKAWTSSVSYGRVA
- a CDS encoding histidine phosphatase family protein; translation: MATLVLLRHGQTEWSRDGRHTSRTDLPLTPVGEDQARALAPAVRSFAFGLVLASPRQRAVATARLAGLDPQLDDDLVEWDYGRYEGVTTDEIVERDGPWNMWQDGAPGGEDAAAVGARVDRALARVRPVLDEGHDACVVAHGHVLRVLAARYLALPPSEGAHLRLDTGTVCTLGTEHGRPVLTGWNVPACAWG
- a CDS encoding cryptochrome/photolyase family protein; this translates as MSAAAARPGVLWFRRDLRLHDHPALVAAAAGGPVLPLFVLDPLLWGPSGDVRRAWLVRSLEHLDASLGGRLVVRHGDPVEVVPRVAAELEAAAVHVTADAGVYGRHRDAAVEAALAAAPGAVPFVRSSTPYAVAPGTLKNGSGSPFQVFSPFQRAWLREGWPAPAPRPRTRWVESVASEGLPPAPDLGGVELPEPGERAALRRWEAFREELLPAYAGARDRPDKPGTSALSVHLKYGEVHPRTLLAGLADVPGEGAERFRSELCWRDFYADVLWNRPDSAWHPLKPEAEVPSDTGHLADERYAAWAEGRTGFPIVDAGMRQLLREGWVHNRVRMVVASFLVKDLHLPWQRGARHFLHHLRDGDPASNNQGWQWVAGTGTDAAPYFRVFNPVTQGKEHDPQGDYVRRYVPELRGVAGKAVHEPWLLPGGVPEGYPERIVDHAAERQEALARYARLRG
- a CDS encoding ParA family protein: MITVAVVSLKGGVGKTTVTLGLAGAAARRGVGVLVADLDAQANATTVLDPPPSPSTVVDALEGRSGSAARMAAPTGWGDLVRVLAAEPGLARQETAGATDPLRLRRALLHLEDGYADGAPAPGIVLLDCPPALGHLTRAALAAADRALVVTEPSLFALHGAAQALDAVEGVRQSANLRLAAAGIVVNRVRPRAAEHRYRLDELRRAFPGLLLDPPVLDRGSIQQAAGAYAPVHALRTPGAREAARAFDAHLAHLLATDLDSGPLAKRGRDRKGRR
- the mscL gene encoding large conductance mechanosensitive channel protein MscL — translated: MLKGFRDFILRGNIIDLAIAVVIGTAFTALVASVTDALLKPLIGLFLGGASTSGGTLTISDQQFKFGQVINAGITFLITAAVVYFLVVVPTREILERLNRGDVAPPVAVPEDIVLLREIRDALLSERGVGGTATAPEPGVPPVG